A part of Osmerus mordax isolate fOsmMor3 chromosome 10, fOsmMor3.pri, whole genome shotgun sequence genomic DNA contains:
- the wdr24 gene encoding GATOR2 complex protein WDR24, translating into MEKMSRVTTALGNSSISGRTMFCHLDAPANAISVCRDATQVVVAGRNIFKIYGLEEDQFVEKLNLRVGRKPSLNFSCADVMWHQLEENLLATAATNGAVVTWNLGKPSRNKQDQLFTEHKRTVNKVCFHPTEVYMLLSGSQDGYMKCFDLRKKESVSTFSGQSESVRDVQFSMKDYFTFAASFENGNVQLWDIRRPDRYERMFTAHTGPVFCCDWHPDDRGWLATGGRDKMVKVWDMTTNRAKEIYCVQTIASVARVKWRPERKWHLATCSMMVDHNIYVWDVRRPFIPFATFEEHKDVTTGIAWRHQHDPDFLLSGSKDSTLYQHMFKDASRPVDKANPEGLCFGLFGDLAFAAKESLISGDPNRKPYPGGDRRYPIFFFKKPDLTEQFAHVSSVLSVFETDLESSRMDWFVKTARLYLLSGKPFAELCDHNATVAKELNRPQVSTTWTMLRIMFSDPANLSTPVPNHNMGKLAALPLMNSFSMKEMGTENRLDRNKGESRQENPHLDPGNSHISNNNDENEETEGSEGQAEYMFGDAELEDDDLYSIEQDNQAAEELEFTLPQEAFPLRHEIMDNPSAPELLHQDKADSPHVSGNEAEVACLTPIESLSLISISQPLFSPHLPARFFCPVVREMLGHYAEQGDVQMAVSVLIVLGDRIRKEIDDLTQEHWYMSYIDLLQRFELWNVSNEVIKLSTCSAITCLNQTSTTLHVNCSNCKRPMSNKGWICDRCHQCASVCAVCHHVVKGLFVWCQGCSHGGHLEHMMNWLKSSSHCPAGCGHLCEYT; encoded by the exons ATGGAGAAGATGTCTCGGGTCACCACGGCGCTAGGCAACAGCTCCATCAGCGGCCGTACCATGTTCTGCCACCTGGACGCGCCCGCCAACGCCATCAGCGTTTGCCGCGACGCCACGCAGGTCGTGGTGGCCGGCAGGAACATCTTCAAGATCTACGGCTTGGAGGAGGACCAGTTTGTGGAGAAGCTGAACCTGCGCGTTGGCCGCAAGCCCTCGCTCAACTTCAGCTGTGCCGACGTCATGTGGCACCAGCTGGAGGAGAACCTGCTGGCCACGGCAGCCACCAACGGGGCCGTGGTCACCTGGAACCTGGGCAAGCCCTCGCGGAACAAGCAGGACCAGCTGTTCACCGAGCACAAGCGCACCGTCAACAAAGTGTGCTTCCACCCCACCGAGGTGTACATGCTGCTCAGTGGCTCGCAGGACGGATACATGAAGTGCTTCGACCTGCGCAAGAAGGAGTCGGTCAGCACCTTCTCAG GTCAgtcagagagtgtgagagatgtCCAGTTCAGCATGAAGGACTACTTTACTTTTGCTGCTTCCTTCGAGAACGGGAACGTTCAGCTGTGGGACATCCGGCGGCCCGACCGGTACGAGAGAATGTTCACCGCCCACACCGGACCCGTGTTCTGCTGCGACTGGCACCCCGATGACAG gGGTTGGCTGGCCACAGGCGGCAGAGACAAGATGGTGAAGGTGTGGGACATGACCACGAACCGGGCCAAGGAGATCTACTGTGTCCAGACCATCGCCTCAGTGGCCCGGGTGAAGTGGCGCCCAGAGAGGAAGTGGCATTTGGCCACGTGTTCCATGATGGTGGACCACAACATCTACGTTTGGGACGTCCGTCGTCCCTTCATTCCCTTCGCCACCTTCGAGGAGCACAAGGACGTGACCACGGGCATCGCGTGGCGCCATCAGCACGACCCCGACTTCCTGCTGTCGGGCTCCAAGGACAGCACGCTCTACCAGCACATGTTCAAGGACGCCAGCCGGCCTGTGGACAAGGCCAACCCAGAGGGGCTGTGCTTCGGACTGTTTGGCGACCTGGCCTTCGCCGCCAAGGAGAGCCTCATCAGCGGAGACCCCAACAGGAAGCCGTACCCCGGAGGAGACCGCCGCTACCCCATCTTCTTCTTCAAGAAGCCCGACCTGACGGAGCAGTTCGCTCACGTGTCCAGCGTCCTCAGCGTGTTCGAGACGGACCTGGAGAGCAGCCGCATGGACTGGTTCGTCAAGACCGCTCGCCTGTACCTCCTCAGTGGGAAGCCTTTCGCAGAGCTCTGCGACCACAACGCCACGGTGGCCAAAGAACTCAACAGACCTCAG GTTTCAACCACATGGACCATGCTCCGAATCATGTTCTCCGACCCAGCAAACCTCTCGACGCCGGTTCCAAACCACAACATGGGCAAGCTGGCCGCCTTGCCTCTGATGAACAG CTTCAGCATGAAGGAGATGGGGACGGAGAACCGTCTGGACCGCAACAAGGGAGAGAGTCGCCAGGAGAACCCTCACCTGGACCCGGGGAACTCTCACATCAGCAACAACAACGACG AGAACGAGGAGACGGAGGGGAGCGAGGGCCAGGCGGAGTACATGTTCGGGGATGCAGAGCTGGAAGATGATGACCTGTACTCCATAGAGCAGGACAACCAGGCTG CCGAGGAGCTGGAGTTCACGCTCCCCCAGGAGGCGTTCCCGCTGCGCCACGAGATCATGGACAACCCCTCGGCCCCGGAGCTCCTGCACCAGGACAAGGCCGACTCGCCGCACGTCAGCGGCAACGAGGCAGAGGTGGCGTGCCTGACGCCCATCGAGTCGCTGTccctcatctccatctcccagcctctcttcagcccccacctccccgcCCGCTTCTTCTGCCCCGTGGTGAGGGAGATGCTGGGCCACTACGCTGAGCAGGGGGACGTGCAGATGGCCGTGTCGGTGCTCATCGTCCTGGGAGACCGCATCCGCAAGGAGATCGACGACCTCACCCag gAACACTGGTACATGTCCTACATCGACTTGCTGCAACGCTTCGAGCTGTGGAACGTCTCCAACGAGGTGATCAAACTGAGCACGTGCAGTGCCATCACCTGTCTGAACCAGACTTCCACCACCCTGCACGTCAACTGCAGCAACTGCAAACGGCCAATGAGCAACAAGGGCTGGATCTGTGACAG GTGCCACCAGTGTGCCagcgtgtgtgctgtgtgccacCATGTGGTGAAGGGGCTGTTTGTGTGGTGCCAGGGCTGCAGCCACGGGGGGCACCTGGAACACATGATGAACTGGCTGAAGAGCAGCTCTCACTGCCCTGCTGGCTGTGGTCACCTGTGTGAGTACACCTGA
- the h3f3d gene encoding H3 histone, family 3D isoform X2: protein MARTKQTARKSTGGKAPRKQLATKAARKSAPSTGGVKKPHRYRPGTVALREIRRYQKSTELLIRKLPFQRLVREIAQDFKTDLRFQSAAIGAIQEASEAYLVGLFEDTNLCAIHAKRVTIMPKDIQLARRIRGERA from the exons ATGGCACGTACCAAGCAGACTGCTCGTAAATCCACCGGAGGCAAGGCGCCCAGGAAACAGCTCGCCACCAAAGCTGCGAGGAAAAGCGCCCCCTCTACCGGCGGTGTGAAAAAGCCCCACAGATACAG ACCGGGGACAGTGGCTTTGAGGGAAATCCGTCGGTACCAGAAGTCCACTGAGCTGCTTATCCGAAAACTGCCGTTCCAGCGCCTGGTCAGAGAAATTGCCCAAGATTTCAAGACTGACCTCCGCTTCCAGAGTGCTGCCATTGGCG CCATACAGGAAGCCAGTGAGGCGTACCTTGTTGGCCTGTTTGAGGACACTAACTTGTGCGCCATCCATGCAAAGAGGGTCACAATCATGCCCAAGGACATCCAGCTGGCCAGAAGGATCAGGGGAGAGCGTGCATAA
- the anks3 gene encoding ankyrin repeat and SAM domain-containing protein 3 isoform X1, whose translation MSEFSDEMSESEQLGASLSLWLGDTLVRPEELDVPLDLHTACSIGQYDVVSKCIKKGEVNLDNKNFGGWTPLMYAAYIGHDNIANLLLEAGVSVNATTGKGLTPLMLAASCGNESIAYFLLQQGADLELKDSRGWTALLHCTSTGHQQMAKFLLDNHANINVREPGSGFTPLMEAAASGHEIIVQYLLDHGVKVDERNSKGETARALAMMYGHAKIASLIDMRSPKAKPGHFEDLSSSEDSDGAVPRARQSRGRAKGPSIHDGPQAIAKFRVGGTSKHCDPPVAPPGYMTFGGEQSEGLCYRDVTSPINELDGQSNSSKDESPFFENNMPTMRSSSSSEGLPHAIGLSREGSLESNEDSDQAKQSCPRRPNKAHHSKGRGRHGNSDTVQPSGAGNCGIPSSVDPPSSYTGPKDLAEFLEQIGYSKYLPLLEEQDIDLRIFLTLTENDLKEVGITLFGPKRKMTSAIARWHSNARPPSDTLEQAYSDQLEAEMQEMAIQLHKRCEETESLQAQVSQEKELRTVMEGCLMEDKMAWRRVQAELVEDHRLAQDMSATLDKARGCRAELLSRVCADGNGGHLLGSDQLTGDSGGSGGDSLKTTSVPELVKKLDSYEEGLGNTLQTVLQSLRRLSVPEKLTDSWEQP comes from the exons ATGTCGGAGTTTAGCGACGAGATGAGTGAATCGGAACAGCTTGGTGCCAGCCTCTCCCTTTGGCTGGGTGACACACTGGTACGACCGGAGGAATTAGATGTACCCCTAGATCTACACACCGCTTGCTCCATTGGCCAGTATGACGTGGTGTCGAAGTGCATCAAAAA AGGGGAAGTAAACTTGGATAACAAGAACTTTGGTGGGTGGACCCCATTGATGTATGCTGCATATATTGGCCATGACAACATTGCCAATCTTCTCCTGGAGGCTGGAGTAAGTGTCAACGCCACCACAGGCAAGGGCCTTACGCCCCTGATGCTGGCTGCAAGCTGTGGAAACGAAAGCATTGCATACTTTCTGCTGCAG CAAGGTGCTGACCTGGAGCTGAAGGACTCCAGGGGCTGGACTGCCCTTCTGCACTGCACCAGCACTGGCCACCAGCAGATGGCCAAGTTCCTGCTGGATAACCATGCCAACATCAATGTGAG AGAACCAGGCTCGGGCTTCACTCCACTGATGGAGGCAGCTGCCTCGGGACACGAAATCATCGTTCAGTACCTTCTGGACCAC GGGGTTAAAGTAGACGAGCGTAACTCGAAGGGGGAGACGGCGCGGGCCCTGGCCATGATGTACGGACACGCCAAGATAGCGAGCCTCATTGACATGCGCTCTCCCAAGGCCAAACCAG GACACTTCGAGGATCTGAGTTCTTCTGAGGATTCGGACGGCGCTGTCCCCAGAGCGCGTCAGAGTCGCGGCCGAGCTAAAGGACCCAGCATCCACGACGGGCCTCAGGCCATCGCCAAGTTCAGAGTCGGGGGCACCAGCAAGCACTGTG ATCCGCCTGTGGCACCTCCAGGATATATGACCTTCGGTGGCGAGCAGAGCGAGGGCCTCTGTTACCGTGACGTCACCTCGCCCATCAACGAGCTGGACGGACAGAGCAACAGCAGCAAAG ACGAGAGCCCGTTCTTCGAGAACAACATGCCCACCATGAGGAGCAGCAGTAGCAGCGAGGGTCTCCCTCACGCGATAGGCCTCAGCCGCGAAGGTTCGCTGGAGAGCAACGag GACTCGGACCAGGCCAAGCAGAGCTGCCCTCGCAGGCCCAACAAGGCTCATCACTCCAAAGGCAGGGGTCGCCATGGCAACAGCGATACCGTGCAGCCTAGTGGTGCAGGGAACTGTGGGATTCCCTCGTCCGTCgatcctccctcctcttacaCGGGTCCCAAG GACCTGGCTGAGTTCCTGGAGCAGATCGGCTACTCCAAGTacctccccctgctggaggaACAGGATATCGACTTGAGGATATTTCTCACTCTGACGGAGAACGACCTCAAGGAAGTGGGAATCAC GCTGTTTGGGCCCAAGCGGAAGATGACCTCGGCGATCGCCCGTTGGCACAGCAACGCCCGGCCACCCAGCGATACTCTGGAGCAGGCTTACTCTGACCAGCTGGAGGCAGAGATGCAGGAAATGGCTATTCAGCTACACAAG AGGTGTGAGGAGACGGAGAGCCTGCAGGCCCAGGTGTCTCAGGAGAAGGAGCTGCGCACCGTGATGGAGGGGTGCCTGATGGAGGACAAGATGGCGTGGAGGAGGGTGCAAgcagagctggtggaggaccACAGGCTGGCTCAGGACATGAGCGCCACGCTGGACAAGGCACGCGGCTGTCGGGCCGAGCTGCTGTCCCGCGTCTGTGCCGACGGAAACGGCGGGCATCTTCTGGGCTCGGACCAGCTGACAGGCGACTCTGGAGGTAGCG GTGGTGACAGCTTGAAGACCACCAGCGTACCTGAGCTGGTGAAAAAGCTGGATTCCTACGAAGAAGGATTGG GAAACACCCTCCAGACCGTGCTCCAGAGCCTGAGGCGTCTGAGCGTCCCAGAGAAACTCACAGACAGCTGGGAACAGCCCTAG
- the h3f3d gene encoding H3 histone, family 3D isoform X1: MARTKQTARKSTGGKAPRKQLATKAARKSAPSTGGVKKPHRYRPGTVALREIRRYQKSTELLIRKLPFQRLVREIAQDFKTDLRFQSAAIGALQATSEAYLVGLFEDTNLCAIHAKRVTIMPKDIQLARRIRGERA; this comes from the exons ATGGCACGTACCAAGCAGACTGCTCGTAAATCCACCGGAGGCAAGGCGCCCAGGAAACAGCTCGCCACCAAAGCTGCGAGGAAAAGCGCCCCCTCTACCGGCGGTGTGAAAAAGCCCCACAGATACAG ACCGGGGACAGTGGCTTTGAGGGAAATCCGTCGGTACCAGAAGTCCACTGAGCTGCTTATCCGAAAACTGCCGTTCCAGCGCCTGGTCAGAGAAATTGCCCAAGATTTCAAGACTGACCTCCGCTTCCAGAGTGCTGCCATTGGCGCTCTTCAGGCAA CCAGTGAGGCGTACCTTGTTGGCCTGTTTGAGGACACTAACTTGTGCGCCATCCATGCAAAGAGGGTCACAATCATGCCCAAGGACATCCAGCTGGCCAGAAGGATCAGGGGAGAGCGTGCATAA
- the anks3 gene encoding ankyrin repeat and SAM domain-containing protein 3 isoform X2, which translates to MSEFSDEMSESEQLGASLSLWLGDTLVRPEELDVPLDLHTACSIGQYDVVSKCIKKGEVNLDNKNFGGWTPLMYAAYIGHDNIANLLLEAGVSVNATTGKGLTPLMLAASCGNESIAYFLLQQGADLELKDSRGWTALLHCTSTGHQQMAKFLLDNHANINVREPGSGFTPLMEAAASGHEIIVQYLLDHGVKVDERNSKGETARALAMMYGHAKIASLIDMRSPKAKPGHFEDLSSSEDSDGAVPRARQSRGRAKGPSIHDGPQAIAKFRVGGTSKHCDPPVAPPGYMTFGGEQSEGLCYRDVTSPINELDGQSNSSKDESPFFENNMPTMRSSSSSEGLPHAIGLSREGSLESNEDSDQAKQSCPRRPNKAHHSKGRGRHGNSDTVQPSGAGNCGIPSSVDPPSSYTGPKDLAEFLEQIGYSKYLPLLEEQDIDLRIFLTLTENDLKEVGITLFGPKRKMTSAIARWHSNARPPSDTLEQAYSDQLEAEMQEMAIQLHKRCEETESLQAQVSQEKELRTVMEGCLMEDKMAWRRVQAELVEDHRLAQDMSATLDKARGCRAELLSRVCADGNGGHLLGSDQLTGDSGGGDSLKTTSVPELVKKLDSYEEGLGNTLQTVLQSLRRLSVPEKLTDSWEQP; encoded by the exons ATGTCGGAGTTTAGCGACGAGATGAGTGAATCGGAACAGCTTGGTGCCAGCCTCTCCCTTTGGCTGGGTGACACACTGGTACGACCGGAGGAATTAGATGTACCCCTAGATCTACACACCGCTTGCTCCATTGGCCAGTATGACGTGGTGTCGAAGTGCATCAAAAA AGGGGAAGTAAACTTGGATAACAAGAACTTTGGTGGGTGGACCCCATTGATGTATGCTGCATATATTGGCCATGACAACATTGCCAATCTTCTCCTGGAGGCTGGAGTAAGTGTCAACGCCACCACAGGCAAGGGCCTTACGCCCCTGATGCTGGCTGCAAGCTGTGGAAACGAAAGCATTGCATACTTTCTGCTGCAG CAAGGTGCTGACCTGGAGCTGAAGGACTCCAGGGGCTGGACTGCCCTTCTGCACTGCACCAGCACTGGCCACCAGCAGATGGCCAAGTTCCTGCTGGATAACCATGCCAACATCAATGTGAG AGAACCAGGCTCGGGCTTCACTCCACTGATGGAGGCAGCTGCCTCGGGACACGAAATCATCGTTCAGTACCTTCTGGACCAC GGGGTTAAAGTAGACGAGCGTAACTCGAAGGGGGAGACGGCGCGGGCCCTGGCCATGATGTACGGACACGCCAAGATAGCGAGCCTCATTGACATGCGCTCTCCCAAGGCCAAACCAG GACACTTCGAGGATCTGAGTTCTTCTGAGGATTCGGACGGCGCTGTCCCCAGAGCGCGTCAGAGTCGCGGCCGAGCTAAAGGACCCAGCATCCACGACGGGCCTCAGGCCATCGCCAAGTTCAGAGTCGGGGGCACCAGCAAGCACTGTG ATCCGCCTGTGGCACCTCCAGGATATATGACCTTCGGTGGCGAGCAGAGCGAGGGCCTCTGTTACCGTGACGTCACCTCGCCCATCAACGAGCTGGACGGACAGAGCAACAGCAGCAAAG ACGAGAGCCCGTTCTTCGAGAACAACATGCCCACCATGAGGAGCAGCAGTAGCAGCGAGGGTCTCCCTCACGCGATAGGCCTCAGCCGCGAAGGTTCGCTGGAGAGCAACGag GACTCGGACCAGGCCAAGCAGAGCTGCCCTCGCAGGCCCAACAAGGCTCATCACTCCAAAGGCAGGGGTCGCCATGGCAACAGCGATACCGTGCAGCCTAGTGGTGCAGGGAACTGTGGGATTCCCTCGTCCGTCgatcctccctcctcttacaCGGGTCCCAAG GACCTGGCTGAGTTCCTGGAGCAGATCGGCTACTCCAAGTacctccccctgctggaggaACAGGATATCGACTTGAGGATATTTCTCACTCTGACGGAGAACGACCTCAAGGAAGTGGGAATCAC GCTGTTTGGGCCCAAGCGGAAGATGACCTCGGCGATCGCCCGTTGGCACAGCAACGCCCGGCCACCCAGCGATACTCTGGAGCAGGCTTACTCTGACCAGCTGGAGGCAGAGATGCAGGAAATGGCTATTCAGCTACACAAG AGGTGTGAGGAGACGGAGAGCCTGCAGGCCCAGGTGTCTCAGGAGAAGGAGCTGCGCACCGTGATGGAGGGGTGCCTGATGGAGGACAAGATGGCGTGGAGGAGGGTGCAAgcagagctggtggaggaccACAGGCTGGCTCAGGACATGAGCGCCACGCTGGACAAGGCACGCGGCTGTCGGGCCGAGCTGCTGTCCCGCGTCTGTGCCGACGGAAACGGCGGGCATCTTCTGGGCTCGGACCAGCTGACAGGCGACTCTGGAG GTGGTGACAGCTTGAAGACCACCAGCGTACCTGAGCTGGTGAAAAAGCTGGATTCCTACGAAGAAGGATTGG GAAACACCCTCCAGACCGTGCTCCAGAGCCTGAGGCGTCTGAGCGTCCCAGAGAAACTCACAGACAGCTGGGAACAGCCCTAG
- the zgc:112496 gene encoding uncharacterized protein zgc:112496 isoform X1, which produces MSWALFTCEDPAVWRGVEAKYWAVVEAKSLVKGKKSGKLLTLDRWFQLELPEAIAKRPDRYITLPELVKLMEWKLTRGKFRPRLQQLVATNAVEVVERCSRKAFTLLPDVLAAITELSSLKALGPATASAVLAAGAPEEAAFMADEAVESVPGLGPIKYAAKHYALYLSKVTERTKALNKADSQSDWTPHRVELCLWAWAVANQLQLPLVRDFNLKASLNDTSDSDTDHRPTKKQKTK; this is translated from the exons ATGAGTTGGGCCCTGTTTACCTGTGAAGACCCTGCCgtttggagaggagtggaggcaaAATACTGGGCGGTGGTGGAGGCAAAGTCCCTTGTCAAGGGCAAGAAGTCAGGAAAGCTGCTTACCCTGGACAGATG GTTTCAGCTGGAGCTGCCTGAAGCTATTGCTAAGCGACCTGATAGATACATCACCCTTCCAGAGCTGGTGAAACTGATGGAGTGGAAACTGACC AGGGGGAAATTCCGTCCTCGCCTGCAGCAGTTGGTGGCCACCAACgccgtggaggtggtggagaggtgTTCCAGGAAGGCCTTCACCCTGCTGCCTGACGTCCTGGCGGCCATAACGGAGCTTAGCTCCCTCAAAGCCCTGGGTCCAGCCACCGCTTCAG CTGTGTTGGCAGCAGGAGCTCCAGAAGAGGCAGCGTTTATGGCTGACGAGGCCGTGGAGAGTGTGCCTGGACTGGGGCCCATCAAGTACGCTGCTAAGCACTACGCGCTCTACTTGAGCAAGGTGACTGAGCGCACAAAAGCTCTTAACAAAG CGGACAGCCAGAGTGACTGGACTCCCCATAGGGTGGAGCTGTGTTTGTGGGCATGGGCAGTAGCCAATCAGCTGCAACTTCCCCTAGTAAGGGACTTCAATCTAAAGGCCAGCCTCAATGATACCTCAGATTCCGACACCGACCACAGACCAACCAAGAAACAGAAGACCAAATAG
- the zgc:112496 gene encoding uncharacterized protein zgc:112496 isoform X2: MSWALFTCEDPAVWRGVEAKYWAVVEAKSLVKGKKSGKLLTLDRWFQLELPEAIAKRPDRYITLPELVKLMEWKLTRGKFRPRLQQLVATNAVEVVERCSRKAFTLLPDVLAAITELSSLKALGPATASGAPEEAAFMADEAVESVPGLGPIKYAAKHYALYLSKVTERTKALNKADSQSDWTPHRVELCLWAWAVANQLQLPLVRDFNLKASLNDTSDSDTDHRPTKKQKTK, encoded by the exons ATGAGTTGGGCCCTGTTTACCTGTGAAGACCCTGCCgtttggagaggagtggaggcaaAATACTGGGCGGTGGTGGAGGCAAAGTCCCTTGTCAAGGGCAAGAAGTCAGGAAAGCTGCTTACCCTGGACAGATG GTTTCAGCTGGAGCTGCCTGAAGCTATTGCTAAGCGACCTGATAGATACATCACCCTTCCAGAGCTGGTGAAACTGATGGAGTGGAAACTGACC AGGGGGAAATTCCGTCCTCGCCTGCAGCAGTTGGTGGCCACCAACgccgtggaggtggtggagaggtgTTCCAGGAAGGCCTTCACCCTGCTGCCTGACGTCCTGGCGGCCATAACGGAGCTTAGCTCCCTCAAAGCCCTGGGTCCAGCCACCGCTTCAG GAGCTCCAGAAGAGGCAGCGTTTATGGCTGACGAGGCCGTGGAGAGTGTGCCTGGACTGGGGCCCATCAAGTACGCTGCTAAGCACTACGCGCTCTACTTGAGCAAGGTGACTGAGCGCACAAAAGCTCTTAACAAAG CGGACAGCCAGAGTGACTGGACTCCCCATAGGGTGGAGCTGTGTTTGTGGGCATGGGCAGTAGCCAATCAGCTGCAACTTCCCCTAGTAAGGGACTTCAATCTAAAGGCCAGCCTCAATGATACCTCAGATTCCGACACCGACCACAGACCAACCAAGAAACAGAAGACCAAATAG
- the c10h8orf33 gene encoding UPF0488 protein C8orf33 homolog: protein MTEKQIPVIDIEPRINASSAVQPGIKNSLGWSRSDNSFKFDFITKDGSFTQTDIAVRSQESAQKVHHTGSTAFTEQGPGFAFNFKITEGTEEKMKTDTVADPPLKMPASDCNKPTKEDKPQQNEPHASSKAKKKKKKSGNKKKTTESTEQQEKQTISSPPISEARGDEGTVLSAEQQLKRELDWCIEQLELGLSTQKSTTKQKEEACRNLKTLRSSKAPLAKKRQVMRAMSGDYRKKMEEEKDKQFKLIQAAMTSAKVKAVNKGVEKSVFHRKADSKTETLSQAEKDQQENTGVQNQEETSSFVFTPAKEEFCFNFL from the exons ATGACAGAGAAACAAATTCCTGTGATAG ACATTGAGCCACGGATAAATGCCTCTTCCGCCGTTCAACCAGGCATAAAGAACAGCCTGGGCTGGTCGCGTAGCGACAACTCTTTCAAATTCGACTTCATCACTAAGGATGGGTCTTTCACTCAAACGGACATAGCTGTCCGCTCGCAGGAATCTGCCCAGAAGGTCCACCACACTGGGTCAACTGCTTTTACTGAACAGGGTCCTGGGTTTGCATTCAATTTTAAAATCACCGAGGGAACCGAAGAAAAGATGAAGACAGATACAGTAGCGGACCCCCCTTTAAAAATGCCTGCCTCTGACTGCAACAAACCTACTAAAGAAGACAAGCCTCAACAGAATGAACCTCACGCTTCCTCCAAAgccaagaaaaagaagaagaaatctggtaacaagaaaaaaacaacagaaagCACAGAGCAACAGGAGAAACAGACAATCTCTTCACCCCCAATATCAGAGGCTCGTGGAGATGAAGGAACAGTGCTG TCTGCAGAACAACAGCTTAAGAGAGAGCTGGACTGGTGCATTGAGCAACTGGAGCTGGGATTGAGCACACAGAAAAGTACGACGAAACAGA AAGAGGAGGCTTGTCGAAACCTCAAGACTCTACGCAGCTCCAAGGCTCCTCTGGCCAAGAAGAGGCAAGTGATGAGGGCCATGTCTGGAGACTACCgaaagaagatggaggaggagaaggacaagcaGTTCAAACTCATCCAGGCTG CAATGACATCAGCTAAAGTGAAAGCAGTTAACAAGGGTGTTGAGAAGTCAGTTTTTCACCGGAAAGCAGACAGCAAAACAGAGACTCTGAGTCAAGCTGAAAAGGATCAACAGGAGAACACAGGTGTGCAGAACCAAGAGGAGACCTCATCTTTTGTCTTTACTCCTGCGAAGGAGGAGTTCTGCTTCAACTTCCTTTAG
- the uqcc4 gene encoding protein CCSMST1-like, translating into MSRAGYVVSRLAQYSLCRATRIDAISTSLRLNHSRTLTLTSQKSAKTKNPAADDDDDDKVDSQPIKFSTSKGSHKTWNVDKSLGSRYERPWWRVIPISIGCIAFLLWCVLRGETDIDEQLERHLNEHMPGLIPEEDEVVQNKTV; encoded by the exons ATGTCAAGAGCTGGATATGTTGTGTCTCGTTTGGCACAGTATTCTTTGTGTCGTGCTACTCGAATTGACGCGATTTCGACAAGTCTGAG ACTAAACCACAGTaggaccctaaccctgacctctcAGAAATCGGCCAAGACAAAGAACCCAGCGGCTGACGATGACGACGACGATAAAGTGGATTCACAACCCATAAAGTTCTCCACCAGCAAAGGCAGTCACAAGACCTGGAACGTGGACAAGTCGCTTGGCAGCAGGTACGAACGACCTTGGTGGAGAGTCATTCCCATCAGCATCGGTTGCATCGCTTTCTTGTTGTGGTGCGtcctgagaggagagacggaCATTGACGAGCAGCTGGAGAGGCATCTCAATGAACACATGCCCGGCCTAATCCCCGAAGAGGACGAAGTGGTCCAGAATAAAACCGTATAA